One Drechmeria coniospora strain ARSEF 6962 chromosome 01, whole genome shotgun sequence genomic region harbors:
- a CDS encoding hypothetical protein (related to magnesium dependent phosphatase), translating to MPLSKMNRPRSEMVQPSSEASRSASLIQGERKNYIPPSLLDPSRALPKLIVFDLDYTLWPFWVDTHISPPLKVAARNQAATDKFGERYAMYDDVPAILGLLASRRTVKLAVASRTSAPNLARDLLKMLHIGAEGERPRRAVDVFDGGMEIYPGSKMRHFEALQRRTGLPFEDMLFFDDEPRNMETEQLGVTMCLVRDGVSWREVARGVDEWRRRRGV from the coding sequence ATGCCTCTCTCCAAGATGAATCGTCCTCGTTCCGAGATGGTGCAGCCCTCGTCCGAGGCCAGCAGGAGCGCCTCCTTGATCCAAGGCGAACGCAAAAACTAcatccccccctctctcctcgACCCCAGCCGGGCGCTTCCGAAGCTCATCGTCTTCGACCTCGACTACACGCTGTGGCCCTTCTGGGTCGACACGCacatctcgccgccgctcaaGGTCGCGGCGCGCAaccaggcggcgacggacaaGTTCGGCGAGCGCTACGCCATGTACGACGACGTGCcggccatcctcggcctgctcgcctccCGACGCACCGTCAagctggccgtcgcctcgcgCACCAGCGCCCCGAACCTCGCCCGCGACCTGCTGAAGATGCTGCacatcggcgccgagggggaaaggccgcggcgggccgtcgacgtctttGACGGCGGAATGGAAATCTACCCCGGCAGCAAGATGCGCCATTTCGAGGCCCTGCAGCGGCGCACGGGCTTGCCGTTCGAGGACATGCtcttcttcgacgacgagccgcgCAACATGGAGACTGAGCAGCTCGGCGTGACCATGTGCCTCGTAAGGGACGGCGTGAGCTGGAGGGAGGTCGCGCGCGGTGTCGACgagtggcggcggcgacggggcgTGTAA
- a CDS encoding phosphatidylinositol transporter: MADHASTSGAAVARVKSTASTSSQYGYPHGHLGFLSARELDALDHFRDLVEARGLYRRGPPASHDDPTLLRFLRARRWLVEEAFKQFKDTEEWRRSNSIDGIYQTIHLDAYEQSRRMYPQWTGRRDRRGIPLYVFDIKTLDSKTVAEYERQGAKSALSPSPTKATDGKTAPGLLRLFALYENLTRFVQPFCTQLVADREQAAAPITMSTNIVDVSGVGLKQFWNLKGHMQAASQLATAHYPETLDRIFIIGAPVFFSTVWAWIKRWFDPITVSKIFVLGAHEVRPTLEAFIEPRNIPKKYGGELEYSFGELAVPDPHWQGVVQWEDGFTRFPTGPMLWEAADDGERVVCVAYGTEADGTPRRRRVCTMPKAWPPARGSEEAAEGAAMNTTGSNSNPTSTSTSTSTSTSTSNTVSTLTAATVVDISEGTQTGEPTKRTMHDDAVQTEDALTNGDAAVKPVLREEAKTAVIPPALPTTVA, translated from the exons ATGGCCGATCACGCCTCCACTtccggtgccgccgtcgcccgcgtcaagtcgacggcatcgacgagcagccAGTACGGGTACCCGCACGGTCATCTGGGCTTCCTGAGCGCGCGCGAGCTCGATGCCCTCGATCACTTCCGggatctcgtcgaggcgagggGGCTCTACCGGCGTGGACCACCTGCCTCGCACGACGACCCGACTCTGCT ACGATTCCTCCGCGCGCGCCGATGGCTTGTCGAGGAGGCCTTCAAGCAGTTCAAGGACACCGAGGAGTGGCGCAGGAGCAAcagcatcgacggcatcTACCAGACCATCCACCTTGACGCGTACGAGCAGAGCCGGCGAATG TACCCCCAGTGGACGGGGCGACGCGACCGACGCGGCATACCGCTCTACGTCTTCGACATCAAGACGCTCGATTCCAAGACGGTGGCCGAATACGAGCGGCAGGGGGCCAAGTCGGccctgtcgccgtcgccgacaaaggccaccgacggcaagacggcACCGGGGCTGCTGCGGCTCTTTGCCCTGTACGAGAACCTCACCCGCTTCGTCCAGCCGTTTTGCACGCAGCTCGTGGCCGACCgcgagcaggcggcggcgcccatcACCATGAGCACCaacatcgtcgacgtctccggcgtcggcctcaaGCAGTTCTGGAACCTCAAGGGTCACATGCAGGCGGCATCCCAGCTCGCGACGGCTCACTACCCGGAGACGCTCGACCGCATCTTCATCATCGGCGCGCCCGTCTTCTTCAGCACCGTCTGGGCGTGGATCAAGCGTTGGTTCGACCCCATCACCGTCTCCAAGatcttcgtcctcggcgcccacgAGGTGCGGCCGACGCTCGAGGCCTTTATCGAGCCACGCAACATTCCGAAAAAgtacggcggcgagctggagTATTCATttggcgagctcgccgttcCGGACCCGCATTGGCAGGGTGTCGTCCAGTGGGAGGATGGCTTCACCCGCTTCCCGACGGGGCCGATGCTGTGGGAGGcggccgatgatggcgagcgAGTGGTGTGCGTTGCCTATGGtaccgaggccgacgggacaccacggcgacgccgcgtGTGCACCATGCCCAAGGCTTGGCCGCCGGCACGCGGTTCGGAAGAGGCTGCCGAAGGGGCGGCCATGAACACGACCGGCTCGAACTCGAatccgacctcgacctcgacctcgacctcgacctcgacctcgacctcaaACACCGTGTCGACTTTGACAGCCGCGACAGTCGTCGACATCTCCGAGGGTACCCAAACCGGCGAGCCGACGAAGCGGACGatgcacgacgacgccgtccagACTGAGGACGCGTTGACCAACGGCGATGCCGCGGTCAAGCCGGTGCTGCGTGAGGAGGCAAAGACCGCCGTCATCCCGCCCGCTCTACCAACCACCGTGGCGTAG
- a CDS encoding putative tol protein: MADTLDPAASEQRRSKNTLRNMMQHLTVEPPEDESSPRGSSFIRRLSFRRSRSRSAHSDASTAPRATTVPRNVDASLCDACASFALDVDHALDEVDLSFTKAVNPGADDGFDKKEYLLLKLHGLWENRWVATCPLCKLFWSVHVAGHGDGHYCLSAFSTRDTNYMIDPVKMFDMGHPATAKAGGLAPAFLAVVPQDDAGHWRVSSQSFRRSGMLLRTVAATQADLPRGRTRPGRLPPEPPVLTVNDLPSGPPRQGMWGREIGRTADMSVARGWLQFCQAHHDTRCRRRPVRAEMPAFRLIDCSKSPPRLVLASLREDYVALSYVLGRGASESWPRVVQDAAAVTRELGFRYLWADLLSMAGAGSWERAEQISRMDEIFEGAVLTVVAAHGDDATHGLPGVGSTPRPPQPRYRFADSDMTLVSSLQDPRVAIEDSTWYTRAWTYQEGFLARRRLIFTEQQMYWECDGMLCPETLVLPLELYHDAEQQRMADFVRPGLFNGVSYADGGWEAWKKLPSKQPDEERPSTLSIFRESDRHVAIYTKRTLGCDADSLDAFAGISARLEGTLGRGRLGNVVGIPLWAPAAAADGASVPRTKDMFAMSTAFWHHVGADKPRRRRQLPSWTWAGWEGAVELHSSITVANADGAGKDRKRLNHHYVTATQLTRNEPLSVRWTYAPAMAVLAPDGSLAYDFGATDGPPPRLGQAPYALRVSDPLVLDSVKARTHEHGWIFNDVSVDVRLSRGRGTDDMSASPAMPSSIREYLENHARGHQMSVLWFVEEALVLLLVIQRTEAGRWERAGRARMAFAQDAKEVTKRFGRLEAMLNHLPLRRLGEDLIIE, from the coding sequence atggccgacaCGTTGGACCCGGCCGCGTCGGAGCAGCGACGGTCCAAGAACACGTTGCGGAACATGATGCAGCACCTCACCGTCGAACCCCCCGAGGACGAATCCTCGCCCCGCGGTAGCTCCTTCATCCGCCGTCTCAGCTTCCGAAGGAGCCGCAGTCGCTCGGCCCACTCGgacgcctcgacggcgccccgggcgacgacggtgcctcGCAACGTCGATGCCTCGCTCTGCGACGCCTGCGCCAgcttcgccctcgacgtcgaccacgcgctggacgaggtcgacctGTCCTTCACAAAGGCCGTCAaccccggcgccgacgacggcttcgacaagAAGGAGTATCTCCTCCTCAAGCTCCACGGCCTCTGGGAGAACCGTTGGGTGGCCACCTGCCCCCTCTGCAAGCTCTTCTGGTCCGTCcacgtcgccggccacgGGGACGGCCACTACTGCCTCTCGGCCTTTTCCACGAGAGACACCAACTACATGATCGACCCGGTCAAGATGTTCGACATGGGCCATCCCGCCACGGCAaaggccggcggcctcgcccccgccttcctcgccgtcgtgccgcaAGACGACGCCGGTCACTGGCGCGTCTCGTCCCAGTCCTTCCGCCGGTCGGGCATGCTCCTCCGAACCGTGGCCGCGACCCAGGCCGACCTCCCGCGCGGACGGACCCGGCCCGGACGGCTGCCCCCCGAACCGCCCGTCTTGACCGTCAACGACCTGCCGTCGGGGCCGCCGCGGCAGGGCATGTGGGGGAGGGAGATTGGACGGACGGCCGACATGTCCGTCGCGAGAGGCTGGCTGCAGTTTTGCCAGGCGCACCACGACAcccgctgccgacggcgccccgTCCGAGCCGAGATGCCCGCCTTTCGGCTCATCGACTGCAGCAAATCCCCCCCGAGGCTCGTGCTGGCGTCGCTGCGCGAGGACTACGTCGCCTTGAGCTACGTCCTGGGCCGGGGCGCATCCGAATCCTGGCCGAGAGTTGTgcaggatgccgccgccgtcacccgAGAGCTGGGGTTCCGCTACCTCTGGGCCGACCTCTTGtccatggccggcgccggatCATGGGAGCGGGCCGAGCAGATATCGCGCATGGATGAGATTTTCGAGGGCGCCGTCCTgaccgtcgtggccgcccacggcgacgacgcgaccCACGGGCTCCCGGGCGTCGGCTCcacgccgcggccgccgcagccgaggTACCGCTTCGCCGATTCGGACATGACCCTCGTCTCGAGCCTGCAGGACCCGCgcgtcgccatcgaggaCTCGACCTGGTACACGCGCGCCTGGACCTACCAGGAGGGCTtcctcgcccgtcgccgcctcatCTTCACCGAGCAGCAGATGTACTGGGAGTGCGACGGCATGCTCTGCCCGGAGACACTGGTCCTGCCGCTCGAGCTGTaccacgacgccgagcagcagcggaTGGCGGACTTTGTGCGGCCGGGCCTCTTCAACGGCGTCTCgtacgccgacggcggttgGGAAGCCTGGAAGAAGCTGCCGTCGAAGCagccggacgaggagcggCCGAGCACTTTGAGCATCTTCCGCGAGTCGGACAGGCACGTTGCGATATACACGAAGCGGACGCTCGGCTGCGACGCCGACTCACTTGACGCCTTCGCCGGCATCTCGGCAAGGTTGGAGGGAACGCTCGGCCGGGGACGGCTCGGgaacgtcgtcggcatccctCTCTgggcccccgccgccgccgccgacggcgcctcGGTGCCTCGGACGAAGGATATGTtcgccatgtcgacggcctttTGGCAtcacgtcggcgccgacaagccgcggcgccgacggcagctcCCCAGCTGGACCTGGGCCGGCTGGgaaggcgccgtcgagctgcacTCGTCCATCAccgtcgccaacgccgacggcgccggcaaggatCGCAAGCGGCTCAACCACCACTACGTCACGGCGACGCAGCTCACGCGGAACGAGCCGTTGTCGGTCAGGTGGACGTACgcgcccgccatggccgtcttggcGCCCGACGGCAGCCTGGCCTACGACTTCGGCGCCACCgacgggccgccgccgcgtctCGGCCAGGCACCCTACGCTCTGCGCGTGTCGGACCCCTTGGTGCTCGACAGCGTCAAGGCCCGGACGCACGAGCACGGCTGGATCTTCAACGACGTGAGCGTCGACGTGCGTCTgagccgcggccgcggcaccgacgacatgtcggcgtcgccggcgatgccgagcagCATCCGGGAGTACCTCGAGAACCACGCGCGCGGCCACCAGATGTCGGTGCTGTggttcgtcgaggaggccctcgtcctgctgctcgtcatCCAGCGGACCGAGGCGGGCCGGTGGGAGCGGGCCGgcagggcgaggatggcgttTGCGCAAGACGCCAAGGAGGTGACCAAGCGATTCGGGAGGCTCGAAGCGATGCTGAATCACCTGCCCCTGCGGCGGCTTGGGGAGGATCTCATTATTGAGTAG
- a CDS encoding biotin synthase-like protein: protein MIKAQLGRWTPLQRFVPLRLRYVLVPAVLWLLVGLFFLGSRNGALRRASLHRFFTPHGHVHRMPPYRTIPRLVDRVPCLGPRRLPLHNSTDDELRPRELPGVAYPAPFLGSHRALGVDQTWMTADDRYGPYGFGEDKPTYGRSVVAWDEVDWADLQDRCSARNDFRFPTVPPSVRLRADARFAWRNRTTIKPTPSWDEFKSTRRTALVMRTWSNFDYKPENLWNIRSLIVEAALRTGGEYAVVLLVHVQDRDRNIFQSRASYDAAFEAAAIPPELQSIALLWDDHLLESWYESVSEHRTMWQANQPLQLFALHYPEFDHYWQLELDQRFLGDAGKYLDAVSDFARNEPRKQSLERSTFAYSDDFQTSYDDLIRQVDSANKGSSRTWGPVRVSEIDPIGPEPPVPRPEDDDFFWGVGEEADVIVTGACADVRGSSWVFAHYIKGFWKGTATPRWWCPPAVMRASRPLLLAVHQAQHDLGLELPSEATLPTWALWHGLKLSRPPQPAYMRPHEAERKDFGDDDTRDPARWLNTTTTPWFGHNPANSTDGMSHANPQSFADRGLTWWWVSEWPRNIMDVWLAGSTDDEKMPGMLQVRDGKVYVPNLAMHPAKT from the exons ATGATCAAGGCCCAACTCGGCCGGTGGACGCCCCTCCAGCGCTTCGTCCCCCTGCGCCTGCGCTACGTCCTCGTCCCCGCCGTCCTctggctcctcgtcggcctgttCTTCCTCGGTTCCCGCAACGGCGCTCTGCGGCGAGCGAGCTTGCATCGTTTCTTCACGCCCCACGGCCATGTCCATCGCATGCCCCCCTACAGAACCATCCCCCGGCTCGTCGACCGCGTTCCGTGTCTCGGACCGAGGCGCCTCCCGCTCCACAACAGCACGGACGATGAGCTGCGGCCGAGGGAGCTTCCTGGCGTTG CGTACCCCGCACCCTTCCTGGGCTCCCAccgcgccctcggcgtcgaccagacgtggatgacggccgacgaccgaTACGGACCCTATGGCTTCGGCGAGGACAAGCCGACGTACGGacgctccgtcgtcgcctgggACGAGGTCGACTGGGCCGATCTGCAGGACCGCTGCTCGGCCCGTAACGACTTTCGGTTCCCGACGGTGCCCCCGTCGGTCCGGCTCCGGGCCGACGCGAGGTTCGCGTGGAGGAACCGGACGACCAtcaagccgacgccgagctgggaCGAGTTCAAGAGCACGCGACGGACGGCGCTCGTGATGCGCACCTGGTCCAACTTCGACTACAAGCCCGAGAATCTGTGGAACATTCGCTccctcatcgtcgaggcggcgctcCGGACCGGCGGCGAGTATGCCGTCGTGCTGCTCGTCCACGTCCAGGACCGTGATCGTAACATTTTCCAGTCGCGCGCCAGCTACGATGCCGCcttcgaggcggccgccatccCCCCCGAGCTGCAGTCCATCGCCCTCCTCTGGGACGACCACCTGCTCGAGTCGTGGTACGAGAGTGTGAGCGAGCACAG AACCATGTGGCAGGCCAACCAGCCGCTGCAGCTCTTCGCCCTGCACTACCCCGAGTTCGACCACTACTGGCAGCTGGAGCTCGACCAGcgcttcctcggcgacgccggaaAGTACCTCGATGCCGTCTCGGATTTTGCCCGCAACGAGCCGCGCAAGCAGTCGCTCGAGAGGTCGACGTTCGCTTACAGCGACGACTTCCAGACGTCGTACGACGACCTCATCAGGCAGGTCGACTCGGCCAACAAGGGCTCGTCGCGCACCTGGGGCCCCGTCCGGGTGTCCGAGATCGACCCGATCGGACCCGAACCGCCGGTGCCTCggcccgaggacgacgacttcttctggggcgtcggcgaggaggccgacgtcaTCGTGACGGGCGCGTGCGCCGACGTGAGGGGTTCCTCCTGGGTCTTTGCCCACTACATCAAGGGCTTCTGGAAgggcacggcgacgccgcggtGGTGGTGCCCGCCGGCCGTGATGCGAGCCAGCCGgccgctcctcctcgccgtccaccAGGCGCAGCAcgatctcggcctcgagctcccgagcgaggcgacgctgccgacgTGGGCCCTCTGGCACGGCCTCAAGCTGAgccggccgccgcagccggcgtACATGCGACcgcacgaggccgagcgcaaggactttggcgacgacgacacgcGCGACCCCGCGCGCTGGCTgaacacgacgacgacccccTGGTTCGGGCACAACCCGGCGAACTCGACGGACGGCATGTCGCACGCGAACCCGCAGAGCTTTGCCGACCGCGGCTTGACCTGGTGGTGGGTGTCGGAGTGGCCGCGAAATATCATGGACGTCTGGCTCGCCGGcagcaccgacgacgagaagatGCCTGGCATGCTGCAGGTGCGCGATGGCAAGGTCTACGTGCCGAACCTTGCCATGCACCCGGCCAAGACGTAG
- a CDS encoding glutathione S-transferase domain-containing protein: MYIYGTIFSEGDTTYRACTLDRRKEPLPPDDARSDRSLHAQHTVQVNASLSPLLHHPGASTFKQIHNGLWNSIHSRGKSRRTRAHEHPHRNPTSSSSFSSVKREKDDNPRSIGIKVAAAASKLDLEFEYIDLGKPTKRHLDANGLGKFPAFVGTDGFALSECIAIAIYIASQREDTPLLGKTRQDYASIVRWMSFFNYDIAPALTGWFQPLVGWMPYHKASVDASSNAVLRAVRTVDTHLTDRTYLVGDRITLADYVCAGLLLRGFQHFFDRKWRQENPNVTRWYETITNQPDFLAAAKKVDFLDRRLLFKPPSQRD; the protein is encoded by the exons ATGTACATATACGGTACAATATTCTCCGAGGGAGATACTACGTACCGTGcgtgtactc TTGACCGAAGGAAGGAGCCCTTGCCGCCTGACGATGCACGATCGGATCGAAGTTTGCATGCGCAGCACACCGTCCAAGTGAATGCGTCCTTGTCTCCCCTCCTCCATCACCCTGGCGCGTCGACTTTCAAGCAAATTCACAATGGCCTTTGGAACTCTATACACAGTCGCGGTAAGTCTCGCCGAACCCGTGCTCACGAGCATCCCCACCGTAATCctaccagcagcagctcaTTCTCCTCGGTCAAACGAGAAAAGGACGACAACCCCCGCTCCATCGGCAtcaaggtcgccgccgcagcgaGCAAGCTTGACCTCGAGTTTGAGTACATCGATCTCGGCAAGCCCACGAAGCGACATTTGGACGCCAACGGCTTGGGCAAGTTTCCGGCCTTTGTTGGAACCGATGGGTTTGCGCTATCCGAGTGCATCGCCATTGCcatctaca TTGCATCTCAGCGCGAGGACACGCCTCTGCTCGGCAAGACGAGGCAAGA CTATGCGTCCATCGTACGGTGGATGTCCTTCTTCAACTACGACATCGCCCCTGCCCTGACCGGCTGGTTCCAGCCCCTCGTCGGCTGGATGCCCTACCACAAGGCCTCCGTCGACGCGAGCTCCAACGCTGTCCTGCGTGCCGTCCGCACCGTCGACACCCACCTGACGGATCGAACTtatctcgtcggcgaccgcATCACCCTCGCCGACTACGTCTGCGCCGGCTTGCTGCTACGGGGCTTCCAGCACTTCTTTGACAGAAAGTGGCGCCAAGAGAACCCAAATGTCACCCGCTGGTACGAGACCATCACCAACCAGCCAGacttcttggccgccgcgaAGAAGGTGGACTTCCTTGATAGGCGCTTGCTCTTCAAGCCTCCCTCGCAGCGGGACTGA